In Gammaproteobacteria bacterium, a genomic segment contains:
- a CDS encoding hypothetical protein (Evidence 5 : Unknown function), translating into MWPRNSSINYFNLLEISHVSKFFKYAKLEQIRAIISTLLAIGKHKEQFVIT; encoded by the coding sequence ATGTGGCCACGCAACAGTTCCATCAATTACTTTAACCTGCTTGAAATAAGCCATGTTTCTAAATTCTTTAAATATGCCAAACTGGAGCAAATTAGAGCAATCATAAGTACCTTGCTCGCCATTGGTAAACACAAGGAACAATTTGTAATCACTTAA